Proteins encoded by one window of Hyphomicrobium nitrativorans NL23:
- the yihA gene encoding ribosome biogenesis GTP-binding protein YihA/YsxC, with translation MTTEALFSPDDLAAGERLVAKPWRFIKGVVALDGLPDEGWTEVAFAGRSNVGKSSLINAMVRNGGLARTSNTPGRTQELNFFAPAEAPLYLVDMPGYGFARAPKDKVEAWTALVRAYLAGRPTLRRVFLLIDSRHGLKPPDREIMKMLDATAAPYQIVLTKSDKIKVPELAAVKAATEAALKSHAAAFPTVLATSSEKDVGIEELRATLAALLNG, from the coding sequence ATGACGACCGAGGCGCTCTTTTCGCCCGACGATCTCGCGGCGGGCGAGCGTCTCGTCGCCAAGCCCTGGCGTTTCATCAAGGGTGTCGTCGCGCTCGACGGCCTGCCCGACGAGGGCTGGACGGAGGTGGCCTTCGCGGGCCGCTCCAACGTCGGCAAGTCGAGCCTGATCAACGCCATGGTGCGCAACGGCGGACTTGCGCGCACGTCCAACACGCCCGGCCGCACGCAGGAACTCAACTTCTTCGCGCCCGCCGAAGCGCCGCTCTATCTCGTGGATATGCCGGGTTACGGGTTTGCGCGTGCGCCGAAAGACAAGGTCGAGGCATGGACCGCGCTGGTGCGCGCGTATCTCGCCGGACGGCCGACGCTGCGGCGCGTGTTCCTGCTCATCGATAGCCGGCATGGGCTGAAGCCGCCCGACCGCGAGATCATGAAGATGCTCGATGCGACGGCGGCGCCCTATCAGATCGTGCTGACGAAGAGCGACAAGATCAAGGTGCCGGAGCTCGCTGCCGTCAAGGCGGCGACGGAGGCGGCGCTCAAGAGCCACGCGGCGGCGTTTCCGACGGTGCTTGCGACATCGTCCGAAAAGGATGTCGGGATCGAAGAGTTGCGCGCGACGTTGGCGGCGCTTCTCAACGGCTAA
- a CDS encoding DNA-deoxyinosine glycosylase, with the protein MPHPDTAPPIVRSFPPISAPDARILILGSMPGEASLTAGQYYAHPHNVFWRIMGEIVGASPDLPYRKRTEVLRAHGIAVWDVLKSCVRPGSLDSNIRDEVPNDFARFFADHPQLTHIGLNGGKAAASFKRHAARHCPPHVIVTALPSTSPAHAARTFAEKCALWRAALQIERS; encoded by the coding sequence ATGCCTCATCCCGACACCGCGCCGCCCATCGTCCGAAGCTTCCCGCCGATCTCGGCACCCGATGCGCGCATCCTCATTCTCGGCAGCATGCCGGGCGAGGCTTCGCTCACGGCTGGCCAATACTACGCGCATCCCCACAACGTGTTCTGGCGCATCATGGGAGAAATCGTCGGCGCCAGCCCGGACCTCCCCTATCGGAAGCGCACCGAAGTGCTGCGCGCACACGGCATTGCGGTGTGGGACGTTCTCAAATCCTGCGTCCGGCCCGGCAGCTTGGACTCGAACATCCGTGACGAAGTGCCGAACGACTTCGCGCGCTTTTTCGCCGACCACCCGCAGCTCACGCACATCGGTCTCAACGGCGGAAAGGCAGCCGCAAGTTTCAAAAGACATGCGGCCCGGCACTGTCCGCCGCACGTCATCGTAACGGCGCTGCCCTCGACCAGCCCCGCGCACGCCGCCCGCACATTTGCGGAGAAATGCGCCCTCTGGCGCGCGGCCCTGCAAATCGAGAGATCTTAG
- a CDS encoding Clp protease N-terminal domain-containing protein, with protein sequence MTAMIVDELARIPMSPFLTATLTRAADYATAQAHREVTLEHLLLALAEDPEATVVLKASHIDLHRLTAEVSDHLGRFDDRIDPSSGQPIAISADLRRILEAAAAAARQGRRREINGAIVLAAIVGDGKSPAAHMLRVQGLTFEEAIRALQHVTAAPPSPAPQPLPPQRLPEPTQPAPVEYAPPHGERTGPPLEPPPNDERTSPPTQPPSPFGERTGPPTQPPAPEPARPATTEEILAAARERLEARKPQGASAPGEPEPSTPAHLPRANYPDRGSPLPPRTAPAPPPAPVPAPEPPAAPTDRAYEHDPSHTEWPPEPQQTAPSPQANDHFEVRTETHGGLPPRGSNLPASWDEGYAAAPSAPPPQRERRRAASSGPFVGSWPLIEAGQLIENIPRRMRVGIPVVAEARIARADVKALAEGLAGGGAAFRHEIVVTKAMSVRLRSPGGGFTIENRSPETQWIENVLGLGNDEYASWRWTLTPMARGRRQLQLIVSARTVGADGMTAETALPDQLVDVKVAINYSRTALKWAGWIGAAVAGGLLAKFGETGWVVLQIMFARHFGG encoded by the coding sequence ATGACGGCCATGATCGTCGACGAACTGGCCCGCATCCCGATGTCGCCGTTCCTGACGGCGACGCTCACCCGTGCCGCCGATTACGCGACTGCCCAAGCCCACCGCGAGGTCACGCTTGAGCATCTCCTGCTCGCGCTGGCCGAGGACCCCGAAGCGACCGTCGTCCTCAAGGCGAGCCACATCGATCTGCATCGCCTGACGGCGGAAGTCTCCGATCACCTCGGCCGATTCGATGACCGGATCGATCCGTCGAGCGGTCAGCCCATCGCCATCTCGGCTGACCTCCGGCGCATCCTCGAAGCCGCTGCCGCCGCCGCGCGCCAGGGCCGGCGCCGCGAGATCAACGGCGCCATCGTGCTCGCGGCCATCGTCGGCGACGGAAAGAGCCCGGCCGCTCATATGTTGCGTGTGCAGGGCCTGACGTTCGAGGAAGCGATCCGCGCGCTTCAGCACGTGACCGCCGCGCCGCCGTCTCCCGCGCCTCAGCCGCTACCGCCGCAACGGCTGCCAGAGCCCACGCAACCGGCCCCGGTCGAGTATGCTCCGCCGCACGGCGAGAGAACCGGGCCTCCGCTCGAACCGCCGCCGAATGACGAGCGGACGAGCCCGCCGACACAGCCGCCATCACCGTTCGGCGAGCGGACCGGTCCGCCCACGCAACCGCCCGCTCCCGAGCCCGCACGGCCGGCCACCACGGAAGAAATCCTCGCGGCCGCCCGCGAGCGCCTCGAAGCCCGCAAGCCCCAGGGCGCGAGCGCGCCGGGTGAACCCGAGCCATCCACGCCCGCACATCTGCCACGCGCCAATTATCCCGATCGCGGTAGCCCACTGCCGCCGCGCACGGCCCCGGCGCCGCCGCCTGCACCTGTCCCGGCGCCCGAGCCTCCGGCAGCTCCGACGGATCGCGCGTACGAGCATGATCCCTCACATACGGAATGGCCGCCCGAGCCTCAGCAGACCGCGCCATCTCCTCAAGCCAACGACCACTTCGAGGTTCGGACCGAAACGCACGGCGGACTGCCGCCGCGGGGCAGCAACCTGCCCGCATCGTGGGACGAAGGCTACGCAGCAGCCCCGTCAGCACCACCGCCCCAACGCGAACGCCGCCGAGCCGCTTCATCCGGACCATTCGTCGGCTCCTGGCCGCTGATCGAAGCCGGACAGCTCATCGAAAACATTCCCCGCCGGATGCGCGTCGGCATTCCCGTCGTGGCGGAAGCCCGCATCGCGCGCGCGGATGTCAAGGCGCTGGCCGAAGGTCTTGCGGGCGGCGGCGCCGCGTTCCGCCACGAGATCGTCGTGACCAAGGCCATGTCGGTGCGGCTGAGATCGCCCGGCGGCGGCTTCACCATCGAGAACCGCTCGCCCGAGACGCAGTGGATCGAGAACGTGCTCGGGCTCGGCAACGACGAATACGCAAGCTGGCGCTGGACTCTCACCCCGATGGCGCGCGGACGCCGCCAGCTACAGCTCATCGTCTCGGCCCGTACGGTCGGCGCCGACGGCATGACCGCGGAAACCGCGCTGCCCGATCAACTCGTCGACGTCAAAGTCGCGATCAATTATAGCCGCACGGCGCTCAAGTGGGCCGGATGGATCGGAGCAGCCGTGGCGGGTGGCCTGCTTGCAAAGTTCGGCGAGACGGGCTGGGTCGTCCTGCAGATCATGTTCGCCCGCCACTTCGGCGGCTGA
- the argB gene encoding acetylglutamate kinase — protein MANATDAPAQARQGFNTADIPAHVKARILAEALPNMLRYDEETVVIKFGGHAMGDQALSDAFAKDIVYLKQSGVNPIVVHGGGPQIANMLSKLEIKSEFKNGLRVTDKATVQIVEMVLAGAINKDIVSAINRQGGKAVGICGKDANLMIARKITEMADPESSEMLPVDIGFVGDPVQVNPHIVDVISKSDLIPVIAPIGISFEGETLNINADSFASALAARMKAKRLLLLTDVDGVLDKTGQLVAELSIEEAQELIRNGTITGGMIPKIEGCIEVVEAGVEAVVIINGKVAHSVLLELLTDHGAGTLLGRRRRKARSA, from the coding sequence ATGGCGAACGCGACGGATGCGCCGGCTCAGGCCCGGCAGGGTTTCAATACCGCCGACATCCCGGCCCATGTGAAGGCGCGCATTCTCGCCGAGGCGCTGCCCAACATGCTGCGCTACGACGAGGAGACGGTCGTCATCAAGTTCGGCGGCCACGCCATGGGCGACCAGGCGCTCTCCGACGCCTTCGCGAAAGACATCGTCTACCTCAAGCAATCGGGCGTGAACCCGATCGTGGTGCATGGCGGCGGGCCGCAGATCGCCAACATGCTTTCGAAGCTCGAAATCAAGTCCGAGTTCAAGAACGGCCTGCGCGTGACCGACAAGGCGACGGTTCAGATCGTGGAGATGGTGCTCGCGGGCGCCATCAATAAGGACATCGTGTCCGCCATCAACCGGCAGGGCGGCAAGGCCGTCGGGATTTGCGGCAAAGACGCCAATCTCATGATCGCGCGCAAGATCACCGAGATGGCGGATCCCGAGAGCAGCGAGATGCTGCCGGTCGATATCGGTTTCGTGGGCGATCCGGTGCAGGTCAACCCGCATATCGTGGATGTGATCTCGAAGTCGGATCTCATCCCCGTCATTGCGCCTATCGGCATCTCGTTCGAGGGCGAGACGCTCAACATCAATGCGGATTCGTTCGCGTCCGCGCTCGCGGCGAGGATGAAGGCGAAACGCCTGCTGCTGCTGACCGATGTGGACGGCGTGCTCGACAAGACCGGGCAACTCGTCGCCGAGCTTAGCATCGAAGAAGCTCAAGAGCTGATCCGCAACGGAACCATCACGGGCGGTATGATCCCCAAGATCGAGGGCTGCATCGAGGTGGTCGAAGCGGGCGTCGAAGCGGTCGTCATCATCAACGGCAAGGTTGCGCATAGCGTGCTGCTGGAGCTTTTGACCGATCATGGCGCGGGAACGCTGCTCGGACGGCGCCGGCGGAAGGCGAGGTCGGCCTGA
- a CDS encoding pyrimidine 5'-nucleotidase → MATGDPRGAADRVPEGAPTETPLLLAPRPDAVPRGFAATKVWIFDLDNTLYPAECNLFAEVDRRMGEFIAHYLGVPFAHARHLQKAYYRQFGTTLAGLMRIHKLDPTEFLAYVHDIDLSTVPELPDLRAEIATLPGRRLIYTNGSKRHAERVAEKLGVLDLFDGICDIAACDYVPKPAAEAFERMIKRHGVAPEEAAMFEDMPMNLRVPHDLGMTTVLVHSSYLDHPVQTEMKRWSELPDHIHHMTLDLRAFLASTARAAR, encoded by the coding sequence ATGGCGACGGGCGATCCTCGCGGAGCCGCAGATCGCGTGCCGGAGGGTGCCCCGACCGAGACGCCCCTGTTGCTCGCGCCGAGGCCGGACGCGGTGCCGCGCGGCTTTGCGGCCACCAAGGTCTGGATCTTCGATCTCGACAACACACTCTACCCCGCGGAATGCAACCTGTTCGCGGAAGTGGACCGGCGGATGGGCGAGTTCATCGCCCATTATCTCGGCGTGCCGTTCGCGCATGCCCGGCATCTGCAGAAAGCCTATTACCGGCAGTTCGGGACCACGCTCGCCGGACTGATGCGAATTCACAAGCTCGATCCGACCGAGTTCCTCGCCTATGTGCACGACATCGATCTCTCGACGGTGCCGGAGCTGCCGGACCTTCGCGCCGAGATCGCGACGTTGCCGGGGCGGCGGCTCATCTACACGAACGGCTCGAAACGGCATGCCGAGCGCGTGGCCGAAAAGCTTGGCGTGCTCGATCTCTTCGACGGTATTTGCGACATCGCGGCGTGCGATTACGTCCCGAAGCCTGCGGCGGAAGCGTTCGAGCGCATGATCAAGCGCCATGGCGTTGCGCCCGAGGAAGCGGCCATGTTCGAGGATATGCCGATGAACTTGCGCGTTCCGCACGATCTCGGCATGACGACGGTGCTCGTGCATTCGAGCTATCTCGATCATCCCGTGCAGACCGAGATGAAGCGGTGGAGCGAGCTTCCCGACCACATCCATCACATGACGCTCGATTTGAGGGCGTTTTTGGCGAGTACGGCGCGCGCCGCGCGCTGA
- a CDS encoding DNA polymerase III subunit chi, with product MSDTDKTEVLFYHLEHHPLERVLPSLLERTLERGWKAVVQSGSAERLEALDLTLWTYSDESFLPHGTARDGDPARQPIYLTTSDETPNGAGVRFLVDGAEASAFEGFVRIVCLFDGRDPDATAKARSQWKAARDAGCAVTYWRQSENGRWEKQG from the coding sequence GTGAGCGACACGGACAAGACAGAAGTTCTCTTCTACCACCTTGAGCACCACCCGCTCGAACGTGTGTTGCCGTCGCTTCTCGAACGCACGCTCGAACGAGGGTGGAAGGCTGTCGTGCAATCGGGAAGCGCGGAGCGGCTCGAAGCGCTGGATCTCACGCTGTGGACCTACAGCGACGAGAGCTTCCTGCCGCACGGCACCGCACGCGACGGCGATCCGGCGCGCCAGCCGATTTATCTCACGACAAGCGATGAAACGCCGAACGGCGCGGGCGTGCGCTTCCTCGTCGATGGGGCCGAAGCGAGCGCATTCGAAGGCTTCGTGCGTATCGTTTGCCTGTTCGACGGCCGCGATCCGGACGCAACCGCCAAGGCGCGCAGCCAGTGGAAAGCCGCGCGCGACGCAGGCTGCGCCGTCACCTACTGGCGCCAATCCGAGAACGGCCGCTGGGAAAAGCAGGGCTAG